The sequence ACGCCCCTTCTCGGCCTTGTCGACACGGCCGTCGTTGGCCGGCTCGGCCGAGCGGAGATGCTTGCCGGTCTCGCGGTCGGGGCCGTGATGTTCGACCTCATCTTCGCCACCTTCAATTTCCTGCGCGCCTCGACCACCGGCCTCGTCGCACAGGCCTATGGCCGCGGGGATCGACGCGAGCAGCAGGCGGTCTTCTGGCGATCGCTCATCATCGCGCTTCTCTCCGGCACCGCCATCGTTCTTCTATCCCCGCTTCTGCTTGCCATTGGTCTGTGGCTGATGGCACCCGGCCCGGAGGTCGCGGCGGTCACCAGTACCTATTTCCTCTATCGCATTCTCTCCGGCCCCGCGGCGCTCGCCAATTATGCGATCCTCGGTGTCGTGCTCGGCCGCGGCGAGGGCTCGATCGGCTTGCTGCTGCAAACCGTCATCAACGGCATCAACATCGTGCTGTCGATCCTGCTAGGCCTCGTCTTCGGCTGGGGCGTGGCCGGCGTCGCGATCGGCACCGTGATCGGAGAGGTGATCGGCGCGATACTCGGTTTCCTGATCGTCTATGGCCGCTTCGACAAACGCGACGCGCCCGAATGGTCGACGATCTTCGCCGGCGAGCGCCTCAAGGCGCTTTTCGGTCTCAATCGCGACATCATGATTCGCTCCTTCGTCCTGCTCGCGGCTTTCACGCTCATGACCCGGATCGGCACGGGTCTCGGGCCGGTGACGCTTGCGGCGAACGCCGTGCTGATGACCATCTTTCTCGTTGCGGGCTATTATCTCGATGGCCTTGCCAATGCGGCCGAGCAGCTTACCGGACGATCGATCGGCGCAGCCTATCGGCCGGCCTTCGACCGAGCCGTGCGCATGACCGCCTTTTGGTCGCTCGGGCTCGCCGCGCTGACGACGATTGCCTTCCTCGCCTTCGGCAATGCGCTGGTCGATCTCTTGACGACGGCACCGGACGTGCGCGCGCTTGCGTATGAATACATGCCCTGGGCCGCCATGACGGCGCTGACCGGCGCACTCGCTTTCCTGATGGACGGCGTCTTCATCGGCGCCACCTGGTCGCGCGACATGCGCAACATGATGCTCGCCGCCTTCTTCGGTTTTGGCGTAGCTCTTGCCGTCCTCGTTCCTGCCTTCGGCAATCATGGCCTTTGGGCGGGGCTCAACCTTTTCCTGCTGCTGCGTGGATTGTTTCTGCTGATGCTGCTGCCGCGCCGGGCGGCTCAGACGTTTCGTCCAGCCCAATAGTCGAGGCGGCTATCGCGGATCTCGCGGATGGAGCCGAGCTTTTCGCGGTCGCAGAGTGCCGAGAGGCCGCGCACGATCCGGCCAGGCAGCCCCGGCCCCTCATAGACCATGCAGGAATAGAGCTGCACGAGGTCGGCACCGGCACGGATCTTTTCCGCCGCGGTGTCCGCCGAACCGATGCCGCCGACGCCGATGATAGGCAGATCGGGTCCGACGCGTTTGCGCATCCGCGCGAGCACCGCCGTCGACTTCTCGAAGAGGGGCTTGCCGGAAAGGCCGCCCGCTTCCCTTGCCTGCCGTTGGTCCGTCAGGCCGTCACGCGAGAGCGTGGTATTGGAAACGACGAGGCCATCGAGATCATGCGCCAGCACTTCCGCCGCAATGTCGTCCATTCCCTCTTCGGTCAGGTCCGGCGCGATCTTGAGGAAGACGGGAACCCGCCTCCCGCTTTTCCCCGCTTCCTCGTCGCGGGCGGCAAGGACCGCCGAAAGCAGCAAGACCAGGCTTTCACGCGCTTGAAGGTCGCGCAGGCCGGGCGTGTTGGGTGACGAGATGTTGGCGGTGAAATAGCGCGCAACGGTATAGAAAGTGCGGATCCCCGCCACATAGTCGGCGATCCGGTCGGCGCTGTCCTTGTTGGCGCCGATGTTGACGCCGATCAGCGCCTGCCGCGAGCAGGCTTGAAGCCGCGCAAGCGCCGCCCCATGACCTTCGTTGTTGAAGCCGAGCCGGTTGATGACAGCCCTGTCCTCGACCAGACGGAAGAGGCGGGGCTTATCGTTGCCCGGCTGTGGTCTCGGCGTTACGGTGCCGATCTCCGTGAAGCCGAAACCGATCCTCAGCAACGCTTCGGGTACCTCGGCATTCTTGTCGTAACCGGCGGCCATGCCGACCGGATTGGGAAATGTGAGGCCCGCAATGGTCTGCTTGAGGCGAGGATCGGCGGGGGCGGCGCAGCTCGGGACGAGACCGCTCTTCAGCGCCTTGATTGTGAGGCCATGGGCGGTTTCCGGATCGAGGAGAAACAGGCCGCGGCGGGCCAGGAACTCGAAGGGACCGATCATGGCGCAAGCTCGGGGAAGACGTGGAGCCCGTCGGCGCCTACCGGCAGGGGCTTTTCCCATAGCACCGCATCGAGCGGGAGCGGCGCGTAGAGATGCGGAAACAGCGCGCCGCCGCGCGAGGGTTCGTAGACGAGCTTCTCGCCAAGCGCGGCAGCGTTGACGGCCACGATCAGCAAATCCGTCTGCCCTTCGAAATGACGCGCTGCCGTTTCCATGACCTGGTCGCGCGTCGAGAAGTGAATGAACCCGTCGGCGAGATCGACAGGCGCGCCGGCGAATTGTCCCACGCGTCGCGCCTCCTGCCATAGAAGCACCGGAACGATCTTGTATATGGTAGTGTTCATCTTGTCCGCTCGTCCGTCATGAATCCGAGCCATGGCCTTGCCGCAAATATCGGCGCGTGTCCACCGCGGAGCATCAGGTCGAAAGCGGATTTAGAGCGGGATGAGGAAAAGTGCGTGCGGTTTTCCGCCCGCATCCCGCTCTAAAATCAGAATCGATCATGTTGATGATTTGGGTCGAATCGACCCAAATCATCTGTGATCTAGATGAGCATCCAACGGAGGATGTCATGAGGCAGGTAATCGCAGTGCTCGCGGTGGCCCTGGGGCTTGGCTGGACCTTGGCGGCTGTTGCCCAGGAAGAGGCGCCGGGGCGTTATAGCATGCAGAAATCGGAGACGGGCTTCGCCCGGCTCGACACCCTCACTGGCGAGGTCTCGCTGTGCCAGGAGAAAAACGCCGAGCTCGTTTGCCGGATGGCCGCAGACCAGCGCGCCGCCTTCGAACGCGAACTCGATCTCTTGACCAAACGCGTGGAAGCCTTGGAAAACGCCGTCAAAAGCGGTGAAACCGCGGTCAAACCCGATATTCCGACCGATGAAGAGATTGACCGGACGATGAGCATCATGGAAAGAATGATGCGCAAGTTCATGGAGATCGTGAAAGATCTCGAGGGCCGCGGAAACGGTATCACCGATGGGCGTGGTGAAACCGTGCCTCAGAAGACTTGAAGACTCGGGCGAATCCATGAGACCGGCGTGTTTGGAGGATGCGCCGACTGCATGATGGCTCAAGCCGGAGTTGATCTGGCGGTGGATCATGCAGCAACTTGAAATGCTGCAGCGGCTTTCGCATCGAGATTGCGGCGCCGCGAGATTGCAGCAGAGGCTCTTGGGAGGGAGCGTCGTCATGCCCGAAATGACCATTATCATCGCTGACGATCACCCGCTTTTTCGCGGCGCAATGCGCCAGGCGCTCAGTGGAATGAGTGCGGCGACCGCCATAGTCGAGGCGGGCGATTTCGCCGCCGCGCGCAAGGCCGCGGCAGACTATCCGGATGCCGACCTGATGCTTCTGGATCTTGCCATGCCCGGTGTCAGCGGCCTTTCCGGTCTGATTGCACTCCGCGCGGAATTCCCGAGTCTGCCGGTGATGATCGTCTCCGCCCATGACGATCCGGCGACCATTCATCGCGCGCTCGACCTTGGCGCGGCGGGCTTTCTGTCCAAATCCGCAGGCATCGACGAAATTCGCGAAGGCATCGAGCAGGTCATCGCCGGCGAGATTTTCGTGCCGGCCGGCTACGACCAGAACCAGGAATACGAGCCGGAGGTCGCCGATCTCCTGCATCGGCTGCAGACGCTGACGCCACAGCAGTCGCGCGTACTCAGCATGCTTGCCGAGGGCCTGCTCAACAAGCAGATCGCCTATGAACTCGGGGTCTCGGAGGCGACGATCAAGGCGCATGTTTCGGCGATACTGCTGAAACTCAACGTCGATAGCCGCACACAGGCCGTTATTCAGCTTTCGAAAATCGGAACGGTGGCGGCCGCCTGAGCAGAGTTCCGCGTAGCGCGTTCCGGAATCACGGGCGGCTTTGCCCCTCA is a genomic window of Sinorhizobium numidicum containing:
- a CDS encoding MATE family efflux transporter, whose translation is MTATESFERDRGAREAGPFHVTHRLIFSIALPMTLGFLTTPLLGLVDTAVVGRLGRAEMLAGLAVGAVMFDLIFATFNFLRASTTGLVAQAYGRGDRREQQAVFWRSLIIALLSGTAIVLLSPLLLAIGLWLMAPGPEVAAVTSTYFLYRILSGPAALANYAILGVVLGRGEGSIGLLLQTVINGINIVLSILLGLVFGWGVAGVAIGTVIGEVIGAILGFLIVYGRFDKRDAPEWSTIFAGERLKALFGLNRDIMIRSFVLLAAFTLMTRIGTGLGPVTLAANAVLMTIFLVAGYYLDGLANAAEQLTGRSIGAAYRPAFDRAVRMTAFWSLGLAALTTIAFLAFGNALVDLLTTAPDVRALAYEYMPWAAMTALTGALAFLMDGVFIGATWSRDMRNMMLAAFFGFGVALAVLVPAFGNHGLWAGLNLFLLLRGLFLLMLLPRRAAQTFRPAQ
- a CDS encoding quinone-dependent dihydroorotate dehydrogenase is translated as MIGPFEFLARRGLFLLDPETAHGLTIKALKSGLVPSCAAPADPRLKQTIAGLTFPNPVGMAAGYDKNAEVPEALLRIGFGFTEIGTVTPRPQPGNDKPRLFRLVEDRAVINRLGFNNEGHGAALARLQACSRQALIGVNIGANKDSADRIADYVAGIRTFYTVARYFTANISSPNTPGLRDLQARESLVLLLSAVLAARDEEAGKSGRRVPVFLKIAPDLTEEGMDDIAAEVLAHDLDGLVVSNTTLSRDGLTDQRQAREAGGLSGKPLFEKSTAVLARMRKRVGPDLPIIGVGGIGSADTAAEKIRAGADLVQLYSCMVYEGPGLPGRIVRGLSALCDREKLGSIREIRDSRLDYWAGRNV
- a CDS encoding DUF952 domain-containing protein, coding for MNTTIYKIVPVLLWQEARRVGQFAGAPVDLADGFIHFSTRDQVMETAARHFEGQTDLLIVAVNAAALGEKLVYEPSRGGALFPHLYAPLPLDAVLWEKPLPVGADGLHVFPELAP
- a CDS encoding response regulator, which encodes MPEMTIIIADDHPLFRGAMRQALSGMSAATAIVEAGDFAAARKAAADYPDADLMLLDLAMPGVSGLSGLIALRAEFPSLPVMIVSAHDDPATIHRALDLGAAGFLSKSAGIDEIREGIEQVIAGEIFVPAGYDQNQEYEPEVADLLHRLQTLTPQQSRVLSMLAEGLLNKQIAYELGVSEATIKAHVSAILLKLNVDSRTQAVIQLSKIGTVAAA